The Dreissena polymorpha isolate Duluth1 chromosome 4, UMN_Dpol_1.0, whole genome shotgun sequence region tgttctataCTATTTCAgacaagagttagcaaagctttgtagttgtattttttttaagcagaaaaagaagaattaatcaaaagaaaaaatattgtatgatttattgcatttatttaaatataattatagttttCGTACACCTTAATGTCTACCTCTCAATTTCAGACACCTGTAATTTAATACAGTTAATTCACTTAAAAGATGAAAATATAAGGTCACCCcctgaataatttttttttacccttttatTGTCAGTTTGGGAAAGATTGAAATTGCATAAGACGAATTGGAAATCCACTCCAGACATTAACAGtcattcagtcccacttatcacTGTAATCagtgactgacagactgactgacagagcaTAAACCATAacttaagtcccctccggtttcaccggtagggtacAATAAAATAAGGATTGGAACTAATGTATCGTAACCTtaaccagggccctcaatctatcaaatctgcggccgaatttcgtccgcagtcccccacctgaaaagtatacttttttccccttttctGGGGAAAAATtccacaatttttttatattttttttaatagaaagaggtgtctcatgattattatatctcaattctatttcaatttaatcttgtcaaacatactaaattatgaaaaaagaaatgaatatagtgcaaacatgtacaaattaaataatgagagagtaagtaaaaaaatcccccaaaaaaggaaacgccgcgaaaattccccatCATGAGGGTAGctacccgcttcccctaaaatggattgagggccctgccttAACCCACAGGGCAACATCATGTTACTATTTTTGTTGACCATGAccttaaaatacatgaaaattgAAATTGTAAACAAGGGTTCCCGGTTCTGACTTCATTAAGGTTATATTAAGCACTCTGTCTTTACAATTTACAAAAGCTCTGATAACCAACTTCCACCTACAAGACTTAGAGCCAAGAATAACATACAACCAATTCATATCACAGAAAAAGGACTAAAGAAACTATTGAAAAAAGTAAACCCGAACAAAGCATCAGGACCAGACAACATACCAAATCGTATTTTGAAACAATGTGCATCACAACTTACAACAATTCTGCAAACAATCCTACAAAAATCCTTAGACACTGGAAAACTAGCAAAAGACTGGAGGGACGCAAACATCTCAAGCATATACAAAAAGGGGACAAGCACCTATCAGAAAATTACAGACCAGTTTCACTTACCTCTGTAATCTGCAAGATACTGGAACACATTATATGCAGACACCTCCTTAACACCTTgaatcaaacaaaatattaacaacCTTAAACCATGGATTTAGATCTGGCTACTCGTGCGATACACAACTGATTACCACACTAGACGACCTCCTCAATGAACACAACAAAGGACACCAAGTTGACATAGCCATTCTAGATTTTTCAAAAGCATTTGACACAGTACCACACAACAAACTCCTACACAAGCTCCAGCAATACAGAATCCATGGAAACATACACACATGGCTCACCAACTTCCTCACCAAAAGAAACATGAGAACAATagttgaaggaaaaacatcaaaTGAAACCACCGTAGACTCAGGTGTACCCCAAGGCACAGTCCTGGGACCGATAATGTTTCTCTGCCATATAAACGACCTCCCAGATTGCATAAACTCATCCATCAGACTATTCGCAGACGACTGCCTACTGTACAgaacaattaaaaatgaaaaagacCACCACACTCTACAAAAAGACCTTCTTAACTTAGAAAAATGGGCTAGCGACTGGGGCATGAGGTTCAACGCCAAAAAATGCTATATTATGTCAATAAACCAAAAATCAAACACATTCTATGAACTAGACAATCACATATTACAACAAGTACAGGACAATCCATACTTAGGTATACTAATATCAAACGACCTCAAATGGAGCAAACACATCAATAACGTTTACAGTAAAGCAAACTCTACACTTGGATTTATTCCCAGAAACCTCAGAAATGTACCTGAAGCATGCAGAAAAACAGCCTACATAGCATTAATAAGATCAACCATGGAATACGGGGCAACCATATGGAACCCATACTTACAAGGGGACATTGACAAACTAGAAAGACTACAGAACAGAGCAGCTAGGTTCATAAAGAAAGACTATAACAACAGAAGCCCCGGTGCAGTAACAAGCATGAAATATGACCTCAAGTTGGAAGAGCTCAAGGAAAGAAGGATCAGTCTTCGCCTCATCCTTATGTACAAggtcagtcttcgaaattagcacacgcccgatcgcccgtggcgagtaaaattactgccgggcacatacaaaaattcacgtttgtggcccgccgggcatgtaaattattgaagccaattgacagtttataaaaaaaatcgtaagcggttcttgatatttgcagatctatttttcaattttgccaacacacaccttgccgtaagttgtaaaacaatgaaattcgattggtttaacaacacacacctgcttgcacacgtcatcgttattgtttttgaccgatgcagttcggtcacattcggttcttatcgacggtttctctagacattaatcgagaagatgctttttgaatcgttcatttcaatcaagtaatacgcttccgtttttgtcaatgtgaacaaatgtcattgtcgacatagaggcagtatcttaggtatgttgatgggtctaagcccgataaagcacttccaaaatagaaaattgacaatgatttagagaaaaaggaagccaagaaatggtatgatgacaccagagaacgctcttttcaagagcactggtgtaacgatcgaccgtcttaattctagtgattgattagctgtaattgtattcactactattgaaacaaatgttctgctttactatgtgtagcatgtaagtgttaaaatgttgtgatttgttataattttggttaaaaaagtttgggcatgtaaaaaatatgttaggcatgtaaaaattcttaagtaactggcccgactgccatgtaacttttcaaagctaatttcgaagactgacaAGGTGGTTGAGGGGTTGGTACCGTCACTTCCACCTGACAAATTCCTAAAATTcgctaaacctaaacgcaaaaaccTTTTCGGACCATATAGCAACAAATTTCGTAAACAGTCAAGTTTGCAACAACTCAAAAGGCCTACAAATCCCAGGTAGCAAAGCTATACAGTATTAAAAAACTCCTTCTTTGTGGACACAGCCATTCACTGGAACCACCTCCCAGACAGTGTGGTGCAGAAGGACAGCGTAGAGTTGTTCAAAAACGCTCTACAGAACTACCGTGCAACATAACGCGCTCTCTCAACCCGTTGAATAAAAACAGCAAGTCGGGATCTTCAACGTATAGATACAGATTACCACACCACAAACATTTAACTAGAAGCCACCAAATTTCTTACACAGAACCAATATTACTTTGATGCTTGTAAGACATGTGTGTGTGATCTTTGCATTTTACGAACACATTTGGTACGAAATGTCCTTATAAAAAGTCACATGACAAGCGCCATGTGCCATAAGTTACCATCAATGTGTTTTAATGTATAGTGTTATGTCGCCTTCAGTCATTTAAAGTTATACATTttaacagggacctatacaaacaaagggataagcaacctcgcgatatcccgttacagcacgcaaaataaaccggtgcgcgagatcagggacctatactttaatctcgatcgattggtcccggtgtagcgataataaaccggtgcgcgagatttgataatctcgatcgattggtccctgtgtagcgataatgcggctacacgatatcgattgcgagggatttcgcttatttaacgcgttacgttttttcggattcaaattatattatgttaaataaacaagtacctattcgtttaattgttgcgttgttgatctcaaaatcaatcattaattagtcttattattacgcagtatgtcaaatgggcacccaattatcggactctttgatgaatattaattgccggttgtttcgccagggttaaattgccgttgtttatcgcacgtatgtgcatgtaaaaaagaccggtcttttaatagaattaaaatgttaccatgttttgtttaaaatagcaacattatcaagacatgttaagtgcaaacaactcaaaatgtataattgttcttttaacctccgacgcagcaaattttcgaatgtcattttaatatttatttggactcccttaagtcatagtgaacgttggaattcatggaatttactgaaaatgtcttctaaacataaaaatttcctttcatgggatgacgacatagatttagatttggtataaggttattatactgatgatgaggcaaacaataaatcgcaagcaagcacgaaagagctgtgctatatttgtcctgtttgtggtgcggagtataaaagtgtatcaggatttcgaggtcatgtcataaaaaaacatcaacagaatttacgaggtaataaatattggatgcattttttagttctgcattttgcgtacaaaccaaacaaaaaacaagaaaggttttcgtgttttagtagttctatatatatatatatatatatatatatatatatactcatgttttattcgttgtattatcatatatatctcgaacaatcaatatataaaacaacattaataaatcaaatcctcgcacatgcaagtaagatatccaaaacagtggacacatgatacggtgtaataatgatgagacaattgaatctggcatttacagttactactcaatagtgtgtacaaaggagtttagtgttttattcctttaattattttcaaagaaatgaatataaaacgtgttgtagaatggttttaacaaaattatggacaaagatttaaatgcagttaatagaacataaaagtttattctgacttaagcatgttaagctaatcgtcatttacattacatttacaataacagcatgcttttgaagtaaatacaaatcatgcatcacTGCGAAAAAGTTCCTtttacaatataaggaataaacatgttttcgtgagaatgttaatattgttaatacatagtgacctgtctgtaccaaagttcataagtgaaaaatataattattaaatgactttttttaaacaagaattacatacattaatataaaattaggacacatataagaaaaaaatatgatccctgcatataactgcataaagtatacttgcattgttttttcattcgtaattattttttttagaaatatagaattgagtaatactgacaatgtaaaagctgtatgatatacctctacctatgctacacttaattgtagttaagtataagtaaaatccctgtgttgacaacctatactaaagcaaaactatagtttatgtatagcgatatggttccttagagtatataaagtacaatcattttatttagagagaaatctataagtaaaattaataactccatctatataaactagttaatttcatttatctatatccctacatcgactatctatgcgaaaaaaaaataattgaaaattccacctcaggatttcctatgcagacatcaaattttaacagtctttcctataacaccagaacataagCAACGCGATTGATATGTTGTGGCAGTCCAGTCCATATTTGGTGAGATCTCGGAATGCATTTCCGATGCACATAGACAGAGCACGTAAAATAACTCTTAATTTCAACCGATAACTTGATTGCTGTCAGACTGTCATTTGcgtacaactgtaacatttgaattgattgctctaattcctttacaacgaactgagatgaaaaattttgcagtttaagttccacagcaaagtctgagaaggttgtcgtctccacctccatttctagaagccctgaactacattccatcacatcagcttcaggcttatcattgtttgtctcctggaaggagtcaagctcatatgtggagtcttcatcaatagcataactatgatcacttgtgaactgcacattttcactttctgactgggtagaagaatctgttgtagctttaatgttcaccaggggttcactggcaacatggttttcttcctttggctgttcagatgttatgtagtggtacttgcgtttcaccgtaagggatcctcttttgcgttttctaggcattctaaaagcataaaacaaaacatattctaaaaatcagttaataaaatgtttacacagtcaccatcatttattgaaaacatggcttGCCACCATAGGAAGACTTATAGACTATGCcacctttttccacatttttcgaaacgttaacgcaaaacctaaacgcaaagtgtgacggaatttcagacgaccagacagatggacataaaaatgtacttagttgtatcaacatattaataaaattaattgaaatatttatgtaagaattccgattttttgcattaattgaataacaattatctacacatttcagaaattcttAATAGAAGCATTAACAATGTGGAAACAAACTCTTGAAAATATCTCAGAATAAATGTTTTCtccaatgataaagaaatatgacctttgcaattttgctattttttttctagaataatagttattaaatttatatttttaaaaaaaatggccaaacaatactgtgaatgagaacgattatatgtctcgtgttttgagaaaacttggcataatgcatgtgcgtaaagtgtcgtcccagattagcctgtgcagtccacacaggctaataaggacgacactttccacttttatgacattttttgttgaaatgaaatctcttcttagcaaatatcattgaaaattccacctcaggatttcctatgcagacatcaattttttttttcaaaaaatgcatttaaaatatgcaccatacatttcattgaaatgtaacattggtacaaacacaaacaataaaagaGCTTGTATTGATCAATCCCTAAGAAAAAGCggagacaaatgttaatctcaattgttttttttaaataattgattaaggactaatattgtatcatcattgagcttatacaaatcaagaactttgcaaataatgcaaattaaatgtacaccacacaatgcactgaagtgtacaatttgctaatccttagcatgctgggaaatttgtcgtctgctaaagtgttgtctgctgaatttctaaaattagcattttcttagatttttttcacagaatactttcagaatagcaaacagtttgaatcctgatgagacgccacattctgtggcgtctcatctgggtccaaacagtttgcaaaggcctttaaagtttgattccagcgctgaaagggttacgataccaacatgaattatatagggctagtatttacagagccttggcccttacgcaaaaagcaatgacatatgtatacaaaactgaaagcggtctaacaattaaaaaataaaagctgcgccatgagcgcatgatacgcccgtcgttcgccaatgaagtagtaaggtaataaataaccctttgaatcatttttttacttcagtttatttgtatttgaatacatggtttattttataagtacatgagcatggaaatcacgaaattttgacgaacaaagtcccataactctggaacgacaattcagaattccgtcaaaaacgaaaggggatcagggtttatcaatattaagattgtgttgaaatttgaaaaaaatccatcgaaggatatttgagctacagtaggacattcaatgaaatcacgaaattttgacgaacaaagtcccataactctggaacgacaattcagaattccgtcaaaaacgaaaggggatcagggtttatcaatattaagattgtgttaaaatttgaagaaaatctgtcaaaggatatttgacgtagcgtacgacattaacagacggatggacggacggacggacgcggggtataccataatacgtcccgtcatagacgggcgtataaaaaatccatcgggggatatttgagctacggtaggatacatgaacaacaataacatttaaggtcacagtgaccttgaccttagaatgaatgaccttgaaatgaccagtggtcatctaagtgtgcttgcaaaccttcatgtcaagtttgaagactctatgtccaagcataccaaagttataacaattttaacattttaacatttaaggtcacagtgaccttgaccttcaaatgaatgacattgaaatgaccagtggtcatcttctagtactggccaatctttatttcaagtttgaagactctaggtacaagcataccaaagttataacatgaaataagaactttaacatttttacattcaaggtcacagtgaccttgaccttcaaatgaatga contains the following coding sequences:
- the LOC127878883 gene encoding uncharacterized protein LOC127878883, giving the protein MPRKRKRGSLTVKRKYHYITSEQPKEENHVASEPLVNIKATTDSSTQSESENVQFTSDHSYAIDEDSTYELDSFQETNNDKPEADVMECSSGLLEMEVETTTFSDFAVELKLQNFSSQFVVKELEQSIQMLQLYANDSLTAIKLSVEIKSYFTCSVYVHRKCIPRSHQIWTGLPQHINRVAYVLVL